One window of the Notolabrus celidotus isolate fNotCel1 chromosome 23, fNotCel1.pri, whole genome shotgun sequence genome contains the following:
- the LOC117807178 gene encoding LOW QUALITY PROTEIN: E3 ubiquitin-protein ligase ZFP91-like (The sequence of the model RefSeq protein was modified relative to this genomic sequence to represent the inferred CDS: deleted 1 base in 1 codon), translating into MNSQEDHVSAGSETNRDSMEAVKTSPDSTKPSSRRGGSQRRVKTGVTSPDAVGSCSGAVRVLRARGAVSCKTNESRNTSRKKNSQSLQDKRRRPAGSGCKNSPVIKVMVRKLRAKKASKNNLGTKLSKSEKGNKRPQSGASCVSPATLCKPEAKFEASSCEEKTEALKGSINNVSDPDDPLDEDPPFRDDLNDVIYTQETHMEKSRCRATSQKEVKKEESEIEEEDIKKEESTKSVDEAKDNTTPPRKRAKQQKDDKATRPPKRRKKPPVQYVRCEIEGCGTVLAHPRYLQHHIKYQHMLKKKYVCDHPACGRLFRLQKQLLRHAKHHTDQRDYICEFCARAFKSSHNLAVHRMIHTGEKPIQCEICGFTCRQKASLNWHMKKHDAEASYQFPCSICNKKFEKKDSVVAHKAKSHPEVLIAEAMAANGGSVISTTTSVPETVPVLTQPDTPSVGQEEEESGALTPLEQVVLPLAPQTQVDVPQAQFLKLPSHQVVTHQQQPPTLLHLTTATPTHLSGAHLIQLSTLPISTVTPMPVTDHHSTLITLSSVTTLASAASLAPPQQTMQWEREAQEEVEVPGEGELWDRVVVGGREMMWEDSEERRKEDEGIVWDREGERQILLQCAEVHGEGLL; encoded by the exons ATGAACTCCCAGGAGGACCACGTTTCG GCAGGGAGTGAAACAAACCGAGACTCGATGGAGGCCGTCAAAACATCCCCGGACTCGACTAAACCGTCCAGCCGGAGAGGAGGAAGTCAACGGCGGGTCAAAACCGGAGTAACCTCCCCGGATGCTGTTGGCTCTTGCTCTGGTGCTGTGCGTGTTTTGCGAGCCAGGGGAGCTGTATCTTGCAAGACTAACGAGTCCAGGAATACATCTCGCAAGAAAAActctcagagtctgcaggatAAACGTAggagacctgctggatcaggctGCAAAAATTCACCTGTCATCAA AGTCATGGTAAGGAAGCTGAGAGCCAAAAAAG CATCCAAAAACAATCTTGGAACAAAGCTGTCCAAATCTGAAAAAGGCAACAAGAGACCACAAAGTGGAGCCTCTTGCGTCTCACCTGCAACATTATGCAAGCCAGaagcaaagtttgaagcctCGTCGTGTG aagagaaaacagaagctTTGAAAGGAAGCATTAACAA TGTCTCAGATCCAGATGATCCACTTGATGAGGACCCTCCATTTAGGGATGACTTAAATGATGTCATCTACACCCAAGAGACACACAT GGAAAAATCAAGGTGCCGTGCAACGTCACAAAAGGAGGTCAAGAAAGAGGAGTCAGAGATAGAGGAGGAAGATATAAAGAAGGAAGAATCAACCAAGAGTGTTGATGAAGCCAAGGATAACACCACGCCACCAAGGAA GAGGGCgaaacaacaaaaagatgaCAAAGCAACTCGGCCACCAAAGCGGAG GAAAAAGCCCCCTGTGCAGTATGTCCGCTGTGAAATAGAAGGCTGTGGCACCGTCTTGGCACACCCGCGCTACTTACAG CACCATATAAAATACCAGCACATGCTAAAAAAGAAGTACGTGTGTGATCACCCCGCCTGTGGACGCTTGTTCCGTCTGCAGAAGCAGCTTTTGCGCCATGCAAAACACCACACAG ATCAAAGGGACTACATCTGTGAGTTTTGTGCTCGAGCCTTTAAGAGTTCCCATAACCTGGCTGTGCACAGGATGATCCACACAGGAGAGAAGCCAATACA GTGTGAGATCTGTGGCTTCACCTGCCGTCAAAAGGCCTCCTTAAACTGGCACATGAAGAAGCATGATGCAGAAGCCTCCTACCAGTTCCCTTGCTCTATTTGtaacaaaaagtttgagaaaaaGGACTCCGTTGTTGCACACAAGGCCAAAAGCCACCCTGAGGTACTCATTGCTGAAGCCATGGCAGCTAATGGAGGCTCTGTCATAAGCACAACCACCTCTGTTCCAGAGACTGTCCCGGTGCTCACCCAGCCTGACACTCCCTCTGTcggccaggaggaggaggagagtggtGCGCTGACGCCCCTTGAGCAGGTGGTGCTCCCACTCGCTCCACAGACGCAGGTTGATGTCCCTCAAGCCCAGTTCCTCAAACTGCCCTCCCACCAGGTTGTGACACATCAGCAGCAACCTCCCACCTTACTCCACCTCACCACTGCTACTCCCACTCACCTCTCCGGTGCCCACCTTATCCAGCTTTCCACCCTCCCCATCAGCACTGTCACACCCATGCCCGTCACGGACCACCACAGCACTCTCATCACCCTGAGCTCCGTCACCACACTGGCCTCCGCAGCCTCCCTGGCGCCTCCCCAGCAGACCATGCAGTGGGAGAGAGAGGCTCAGGAGGAAGTAGAGGTGCCTGGGGAGGGGGAGCTGTGGGACAGGGTAGTGGTGGGTGGCAGGGAAATGATGTGGGAGGAtagcgaggagaggaggaaggaggatgaaGGGATTGTTTgggacagagaaggagagaggcagATTCTGTTGCAGTGTGCTGAGGTTCATGGAGAGGGGTTACTCTAG